From Halichoerus grypus chromosome 6, mHalGry1.hap1.1, whole genome shotgun sequence, one genomic window encodes:
- the EPO gene encoding LOW QUALITY PROTEIN: erythropoietin (The sequence of the model RefSeq protein was modified relative to this genomic sequence to represent the inferred CDS: inserted 1 base in 1 codon) — protein sequence MCEPAPPXPTHSARHSFLECPALLLLLSLLLLPLGLPVLGAPPRLICDSRVLERYILEAREAENVTMGCAQGCSFSENITVPDTKVNFYTWKRMDVGQQAVEVWQGLALLSEAILRGQALLANSSQPSETLRLHVDKAISSLRSLTSLLRALGAQKEAISLPEEASVAPLQTFTVDTLCKLFRIYSNFLRGKLTLYTGEACRRGDR from the exons ATGTGTGAACCTGCCCCTC AACCCACACACTCAGCCCGGCActcttttctagaatgtcctgCCCTGCTGCTTCTGCTGTCCTTGCTGCTGCTTCCTCTGGGCCTCCCAGTCCTGGGCGCCCCCCCTCGCCTCATTTGTGACAGCCGAGTCCTGGAGAGGTACATcctggaggccagggaggccGAAAATGTCACG ATGGGCTGTGCTCAAGGCTGCAGCTTCAGCGAGAATATCACCGTCCCAGACACCAAGGTTAACTTCTACACCTGGAAGAGGATGGAC GTTGGGCAGCAGGCCGTGGAAGTCTGGCAGGGCCTGGCCCTGCTCTCAGAAGCCATCCTGCGGGGCCAGGCCCTGTTGGCCAACTCCTCGCAGCCATCTGAGACCCTCCGGCTGCATGTGGACAAAGCCATCAGCAGCCTGCGAAGCCTCACCTCCCTGCTTCGGGCGCTGGGAGCCCAG AAGGAGGCCATCTCCCTTCCAGAGGAAGCCTCTGTTGCTCCACTCCAAACATTCACTGTTGATACTTTGTGCAAACTTTTCCGAATCTACTCCAATTTCCTGCGGGGAAAGCTGACGCTGTACACGGGGGAGGCCTGCAGGAGAGGGGACAGGTGA
- the POP7 gene encoding ribonuclease P protein subunit p20, with amino-acid sequence MAENREPRGAVEAEVDPVEYTLRKRLPHRLPRRPNDIYVNMKTDFKAQLARCQKLLDGGARGQNSCSEIYIHGLGLAINRAINIALQLQAGSFGSLQVAANTSTVELVDELEPETDTREPLTRIRNNSAIHIRVFRVAPK; translated from the coding sequence ATGGCGGAAAACCGAGAGCCCCGCGGGGCCGTCGAGGCTGAGGTGGACCCGGTGGAGTATACCCTTCGGAAGCGGCTCCCCCACCGCCTGCCCCGGAGGCCCAATGACATTTATGTCAACATGAAGACTGACTTTAAGGCCCAGTTGGCCCGCTGCCAAAAGCTTCTGGACGGAGGGGCTCGGGGTCAGAATTCATGCAGTGAGATCTACATTCATGGCTTGGGCCTGGCCATCAACCGTGCCATCAACATTGCCCTACAGCTTCAGGCGGGCAGCTTCGGGTCCTTGCAGGTGGCTGCCAATACCTCCACCGTGGAGCTTGTCGATGAGCTGGAACCAGAGACTGATACACGAGAGCCGCTGACCCGCATCCGCAACAATTCGGCCATCCACATCCGGGTCTTCAGGGTTGCACCCAAGTAA